AGGGCGGCGAGATAAATAATAATGCTCGTTCCGTGACTGGAAAGCCATGACATCAGAACGAGAGAGAACATCGCGGTGGAGCTGGAGCCGAGCCAGTTGTTGTTGCTGATCCCGAACAGGCCGAGTAACTGATTAAGAATACCGGAAGGCATCGGATCAAAAATCCACAGCCATACCACGGACAAGGCCACGCCGGACGCAACTGCAGGCAAATAGTAGATGGCTTTAAACACGCTCTGAGTTTTCTTGCGCAGCGGCAGAATCAGGATCGCTACGGCAAATGATATGAACAGGCCGACCGGTACGGTAAGCACCGTGTAAACCAGCGTGTTCTTAATGGATTTCCAGAACAGGCTGTCAGCAAATGTGGCAGCGTAATTCTCAAATCCGATAAAATTGGAGCCTAGCGGTTTATACTTTTGAAAGCTGATGATAAACGCACTTACAACGGGGTAAGCGGTAAACATCGCAAAGACGATAAGTGCAACGGCGATAAAGGCGTAGCCATATCCGCTGTCACCTTTAATCCGGCGTCTTTTTACAGGTTTGGCGATTGGGGACATTATGCAAAGCTCCTTTCACTGTGCGGTTCAACAACCTGCATGTAAGAACCAAGGCAGCCGCATGCCACAGCATACGGCCACCAAGGGTGCAAAGAATTAGTCTTTTACGATTCCATCTTCTCCGAAGGCATCAACAGCAGCGGTCTTCACAGCATCATACATCTGTTCTGGCGTGATTTCGCCGGCAATCAAGGCCTGCAGTTTAGGGATCATAACTTCGTCTTCTAGCTTGATGGATTTAGCACCGAGATCCGTTGGAATGTCGGTACGTGCCGGTGTAGCTTGAGAGAGCAAGGTCTCTACTGCTGCCACGTTGTCTGGATTTCTGTTAATTGTCATTTCCTTCGCAGCTTCTCTGCCGCTTTTTGTAATATGAGCAGCGAACAGATCATTGTTCGTTGTAGCGGCTACTTTACCGGAAGCCAGGAAATGAGCAGCTTTCACGACATTGGCTTTATGCTCAGGAGTCGGCTCTTTCTTACCGCGGAATGCGACATAACCGTCAACGGCAACGCTGGCCTGCTGCTTCTCGCCAAGAAAGGTCGGAACCGACAGCACGATGTACTCAACTGGAATACTTCCTTGAACGGCACTTCCGTCGTTCGCTTTAATCTTCTCATTGTTCTTGTTCGCAGAGTTCTCGAACGTAGCCAGACCTTTACCGGTAATCATCGTTTGACCGGTCAGGAACATATTCCAGCGCTTGCCAGCATCCACGGAGCTGAGCTCTTTCGGCATGGAGCCGTCGTCGATCATTTGACGGATCGCCTTCAGGACTTCAAGGAAGTTTTTGCTTGTGTAAGCATACTTCAGATCTTTATCGAAAGCGTGCGGCATGCCTGCGTTCTTGATGAGAATGTTCAGATAGTCCTTGGAGGCAACGCCAGAAGTTGCGAATACGAAGCCGTAACGGGATGTTTTATCCCCTTCCTTGACTACACCCTTCTTGATTTGCTCCCGGAATTCCTCATAGGTCCATCCCTCTTTTTGAACCTTTTTGTAATCAATGCCGGCTTCTTCAAGGAACTGCTTATTTCCGCCGATCGCGTGAACCTCCATATATCCCGGGAAGCCGTAAAGGGCGTCCCCAAGCTTCATATATTCCAGCGGAGCCGCATCAAAATCCTCAAGCATTTCAGGAGTAGCGGTATCCTTAATGTTCATCAGCATTTCCTGCTCAACATATTTGGAAAGACCGCCGGAGCCGATGAAGGCGATGTCAGGCGGGCTGCCTGCGTTCACCTGGGTATCCAGCTTCTGAGTCATATCCTCCCAGCTGG
Above is a window of Paenibacillus sp. FSL K6-1330 DNA encoding:
- a CDS encoding sugar ABC transporter permease, with translation MSPIAKPVKRRRIKGDSGYGYAFIAVALIVFAMFTAYPVVSAFIISFQKYKPLGSNFIGFENYAATFADSLFWKSIKNTLVYTVLTVPVGLFISFAVAILILPLRKKTQSVFKAIYYLPAVASGVALSVVWLWIFDPMPSGILNQLLGLFGISNNNWLGSSSTAMFSLVLMSWLSSHGTSIIIYLAALLGIDESYYEAAELDGASFLKKLWYIVIPCLKPTTLFLLVTGVIGSFQVFQNAYLMTGGGPDNATTMVGLLIFNNAFKYFEFGEAAAQSLVLALIIATISFIQFKFMGKEVEY
- a CDS encoding extracellular solute-binding protein, yielding MKKKLRVLAPVLALSLALSACGGGSEPKAADPNTGSNGGGSKAEAKDTITALLPPISPNFQDNFAQMEKDFNALYPNLTLKIEPASWEDMTQKLDTQVNAGSPPDIAFIGSGGLSKYVEQEMLMNIKDTATPEMLEDFDAAPLEYMKLGDALYGFPGYMEVHAIGGNKQFLEEAGIDYKKVQKEGWTYEEFREQIKKGVVKEGDKTSRYGFVFATSGVASKDYLNILIKNAGMPHAFDKDLKYAYTSKNFLEVLKAIRQMIDDGSMPKELSSVDAGKRWNMFLTGQTMITGKGLATFENSANKNNEKIKANDGSAVQGSIPVEYIVLSVPTFLGEKQQASVAVDGYVAFRGKKEPTPEHKANVVKAAHFLASGKVAATTNNDLFAAHITKSGREAAKEMTINRNPDNVAAVETLLSQATPARTDIPTDLGAKSIKLEDEVMIPKLQALIAGEITPEQMYDAVKTAAVDAFGEDGIVKD